One Accipiter gentilis chromosome 11, bAccGen1.1, whole genome shotgun sequence DNA window includes the following coding sequences:
- the LOC126044368 gene encoding carboxypeptidase A2-like: protein MKLILIFSALFGASLCLESFVGQQVLRIKTRNEEEVKKLQLLDSLEHLELDFWINPSTPALPVDVRIPANSVQAVKAFLESHGIEYSILIEDLQVVLDKEKQDMACSQQRDRSSNSFNYGTYNTLDSIYAELDHLASEFSNIVSKLKIGESYEKRPLYVLKFSTGGRNRPAIWIDAGIHSREWVTQASAVWIAKKIASDYGKDPSITSLLNKMDVFLLTVSNPDGYVFTHTTNRMWRKTRSKNQGSPCVGVDPNRNWDAGFGGPGASSNPCSDSYRGPRANSEVEVKSVVNFIKNHGNIRAFLTLHSYSQLLMYPYGYKCTKPADYAELDALGRAAANSIRSLYGTTFTVGSICTTIYQASGGSIDWSYDYGIKYSFAFELRDTGRYGFLLPVNQIIPTAEETWLGLKTIMEHVRDNSY, encoded by the exons ATGAAGCTCATTTTGATCTTCAGTGCTCTCTTCGGGGCTTCCTTGTGCCTGGAGTCTTTTGTTGG GCAACAGGTTCTCCGAATCAAGACAAGGAATGAGGAGGAGGTTAAGAAGTTACAACTTTTGGACTCACTGGAACACCTTGAG cTTGATTTCTGGATAAATCCGTCCACCCCTGCCCTTCCTGTGGACGTGCGAATCCCCGCTAACAGCGTCCAAGCAGTCAAAGCCTTTCTGGAGTCCCATGGGATTGAGTACTCCATCCTGATCGAAGACCTGCAG GTTGTTCTagataaagaaaagcaagatatGGCCTGCAGTCAGCAAAGGGATCgcagcagcaacagcttcaacTATGGAACTTACAACACTTTAGATTCT atttatgCCGAACTGGATCATCTTGCATCTGAGTTTAGCAACATTGTCAGTAAGCTGAAGATTGGGGAATCCTATGAAAAGCGGCCTTTGTATGTGCTCAAG TTCAGCACTGGAGGAAGGAACCGTCCTGCAATCTGGATTGATGCTGGTATCCATTCCCGAGAGTGGGTCACCCAAGCAAGTGCAGTATGGATAGCTAAAAAG ATTGCCTCTGACTATGGGAAGGATCCATCCATCACCTCTCTGCTGAACAAAATGGACGTTTTCCTGCTGACAGTCTCAAACCCCGATGGCTATGTATTCACTCACACCACA aaTCGTATGTGGCGGAAGACCCGCTCCAAGAATCAAGGCAGTCCGTGTGTTGGAGTTGATCCCAACAGGAACTGGGATGCAGGTTTTGGAG GTCCTGGAGCCAGCAGTAATCCCTGTTCTGACTCTTACCGTGGGCCCAGGGCCAACTCAGAGGTGGAAGTTAAATCTGTTGTCAACTTTATTAAGAATCATGGAAACATCCGGGCCTTCCTCACCCTCCACAGTTACTCTCAGCTTCTGATGTATCCCTATGGCTATAAATGCACTAAACCGGCAGACTATGCTGAGCTG GATGCCTTGGGAAGAGCTGCCGCAAATTCTATCCGGTCCCTGTATGGCACCACCTTTACAGTGGGGAGCATTTGCACCACTATCT aCCAAGCCAGTGGAGGCAGCATTGACTGGAGCTACGATTATGGCATCAAATACTCTTTCGCTTTTGAGCTGCGAGACACGGGTCGCTACGGTTTCCTCCTGCCAGTCAACCAAATTATCCCAACAGCAGAGGAGACCTGGCTGGGTCTGAAAACAATCATGGAGCATGTGCGAGATAATTCATACTAA